The following is a genomic window from Candidatus Binatota bacterium.
CTGCTACAAGATCCGCTGCCCCAAGGATCCTACTGGCGCGATGCCGCCCAGTGCCCAGGACGTGGTTGACCAGTTCGGCCAGCGCGAGATCGCCGGTTTCAAGACCACCAAGATGTGCACGCCCGCCTGGAAGGTGTTCGACAACAACGATCTGCCGGACCTGATCCCGGTGGCAAGTCCCTTGACGGGTAGTTTCTGCATGCGGGATGCGGCTGCTGCTAACCTGCTCGTGACCGTGGAAAACCAGGGTGCCGCCAACGCCGGACCTACACAGGTGTCGGTGGAGTTCCAGACGGCCACTGGTCCGGTCATCAACAGTGCGTCGGTGCCCGCTCTTGGCGCGGGTGTTTCGACTTCGGTGGCGGTGCCTTTCCCGGTTGGCCCGAGCTGGTGTTACCAGCCTGACTGCCAGTTTAAGATCACGGTGGATTCGGCGGGTACTGAGGTAGAGTCGGACGAGACCAACAACGTGGCCAGTGATTTCTGCCTGGGCTGAAATAGACTGACCCCGGCCGGTAACTCCCCCTGCCGGCCACGTGGCCTCTCCCCGGCCACGGATGCCCCGGGTTCCCTCGCGGAACCCGGGGTTTTTCTTTGCTTCGCCCGTGCTGCGAGGTGGCGTGAGCAATGCGCTCTGTTAGAACTGCCGAATGGAATTTTCGTTTGCACAGGTTTTTGACACCCTTGCTTCAGCCATGCCCGATCGCGAGCTACTGGTCTGGCGCGATCGCCGGCTGACTTACTCGCAGGTCCACGAGCGTTCGCGACGACTGGCAGGCTACCTGCACTCGCGCGGGCTGGGCTGCCGCATTGAGCGCGATGGACTGGCCGGCCACGAGTCGGGGCAGGACCACGTGGGCCTGTATCTCTATAACGGCAACGAGTATCTCGAGGGGATGCTCGGCTGCTGGTACACGCGGGCGGCTTCGCTCAACGTCAACTACCGCTACGTCGAGGAAGAGCTACAGTACCTGTTTGAAAACAGCGGCGCACGCGCGATCATATTCAACTCCGTGTTCGCGCCGCAGGTGGCCGCCGTCCGCGAAAAACTGCCCAAAGTCGAGCTGCTCATCCAGGTCGCCGATGATTCGGGCAACGAGTTGCTTGCAGGGGCGGTGGACTATGAAGAGGTGCTGGCCTCGGCACCGGCCTTGCCCGATTCGGTGGAGCCTTCTCCCGATGATCTCTACGTGCTCTACACGGGAGGTACTACGGGGATGCCCAAGGGCGTGCTGTGGCGGTCGGCCGATGTTTTTATCGCTGCCATGGGCGGTCGCGGTATCGATGGCGTTGAACTCGAATCGAACGACGCGTTGTTCAAACAGGCCGCCGACTCGGCTCCTTTTTCGGCTGTTGTCGGGCCGCCGCTCATGCACGGAGCCGCCCAGTGGGCGAGTTTTTTGATGATGTGCATGGGCGCCACCCTGGTCATTCCCGAAGTAGTAGAGAAGCTCGACCCGGCTGATTTTCTCTCGACCCTTGTGCGCGAAAAATGCGTATCGTTCTCCATGGTGGGCGACGCGTTTGCGCGTCCGCTGATCGATGAGATGAAGCGCGGCGACTACGACCTCTCCGGGTTGATGATCATCGGCTCGGGCGGGGCTCCGCTTTCGACCGACAACAAGGAGGCGCTGCTCGAGCTGGTGCCGCACGCAACCATAATGGACTCTATCGGTTCATCAGAGACCGGCATGCAGGGGAGCAACCCCAGCAATCGCGACAGTGGCGTGACGACGGGCGATTTTCTACCCGCGCCGGGTTCCTGCGTCGTGTCAGAAGACCTGTCACGCTTGCTCAAGCCGGGTGACGACGAAACCGGCTGGTTTGCCCAGACCGGGCGGGTGCCGTTGGGGTACCTCGACGACGCTGAAAAGACCGCGCGTACTTTTCCGGTCATAGACGGCGTGCGTTACTCGGTGCCGGGCGACCGCGCGCGTTGGCGCGAGGGTGGGATCATCGACGTACTCGGGCGAGATTCGGTGACTATCAATTCGGGTGGTGAAAAAATCTTTGCCGAGGAGGTCGAAGCCGCGCTCAAGCACCACGCGGACGTTTACGACACCGTGGTGGCCGGCCGTCCCAGTGACCGTTGGGGCCAGGAGGTGGTGGCTGTCGTCCACCTGCGCGACGGCGCAACCGCGGGCGAAGCAGAACTCCTGGCGGAAGCCGCCCTGCACGTGGCGCGCTACAAGCTGCCCAAGGCCTTCGTGTTTCGCGAAGAGATCCAGCGCAGCCCCAGTGGTAAGGCCGACTATCGCTGGGCCCGCGAACAGGTCGAATAGGGGATTACTCGTCCTTGTCGTGGGACGGAACGCCGTTGAAATTCGCAGCACGCTTTTCGAAGAAGGCAGTGATGGCCTCCACGTTTTCAGGGCTGCCTATGCGTCCAATGAAAGCCTCGTCTTCGCGGCGGCGGGCGGAAACTACCTGCTCGTTGCGCGAGGCTATGAGCAATCGCTTGGTGTGACGCAGTGACCCCAGGGGTTTAGCCGCCAGTCGCACGGCTCGCTCGAGCGCCATCCCAAGCACCTGTTCAGGCTGGCACAGATGGGTGGCGAGGTTTAGTTCCAGGGCGCGGTCGGCGTCTACGAAATCGGATTCAAACAGCAGGTCAACGGCAGCACGCCAGCCGCAGACCACCGGCAGCAGGTAACTACTGGCTGCTTCGGGCACCACGCCCAGGGTGATGAAGGGCGCGCGCAGACGCGCGTCGGACGACATGTAAACGTAGTCGCAGTACAGCAGCATGGTCAGCCCGATGCCCACGCCAACGCCATTGACGGCCGCAATCAAGGGCTTGTCGAACTCGACCAGCGCGTCCATGAACAGCGAGAAGCCGTTCTCGGTTGACGAATCCGAGGTGTCGAGGGCGCCCATTTCGCCCAGGTCCTGGCCGGCGGTAAAGGCACCGCCAGCGCCGGTGACCACGACCACTCGTACCGCGTCGTCAGACATCGCCCGCTGCATGGACAAGCGGGCCTCGCGCCACTGCTCGGCGTTAAAAGCGTTTTTTGCCTCGGGGCGGTTGAGCGTGAGCAGCAGCACGCCGTCTTCGAGTTTTTCTATCACGGTCGGCATGTATGCTTCTCCCTCGCCTACAGTGGCAGGTTGCCGGTGGCTGCCTTGAGATTGCCGTCGCGTTTCCAGCTTTCCAGCGTGCGAAGTGCGATGCGCCAACGGTGTACCTCGTCGGCGCCGTCGGCAAAACGAGCCCAGCGTGCCTGTTGCGACATTTTCGCCAGCGGTGTGTCTGTCGAGTAGCCCAGCGCTCCGTGTACCTGTATGGCGCGGTCGATGATCTGTCCCAGTATCGTGGCCACGAAGTACTTGGTCATCGACGACTCGCTCTTGAAATCGTCGCCGCGGTCAATGAGGTAGGCGGTGTGCAGGATCATGAGCTTGGCCTGGTAGAGCTCGATGGTGGAGTCAGAAATCATCCACTGTATGCCCTGCTTTTCGGACAGGTAGCTGCCGTGGGCGTAGCGGCTTGCCGCGCGTTCCACCATCATCTCGAGCGCTTGTTCGGCTTGCCCCAGCCAGCGCATGCAGTGCGCCAGTCGTGCCGGCCCCAGGCGGTACTGTCCCAGCCGGTGTCCGTCGCCGCGGCCACCGAGCATGGCTTCGCGGGGCAGGCGGAGGTTGTCCAATCGTATTTCGCAGTGGTTGTGGCCGCCCGACATGGTCTCGATGTCGCGCACTTCTTCCCAGCCGTCGGTCGGCAGGTCAACGAGAAAGGCCGAGTTTGCCGCCCGCGGGTCGTCGGGCTCGTCCTCGGTACGGGCAATGAGAATGGCAAAGGCGGCACGGTTGGCCCCCGAGATGAACCACTTGTGTCCGTTGATAACCCACTGGTCGCCCTCCAGTTGCGCGCGGGTCTGGATGAGGGAGGGGTCGCTGCCGGCAACCTCGGGCTCGGTCATCGCAAAACAGGAGCGGACGCGACCATCGCACAGCGGGCGCAGGTATTTTTCTTTCTGGTCGTCGGTGGCCCAGTGCAGCAGGGTGTGCATGTTGCCCTCGTCGGGAGCCTGGGCATTCAAGGCAAAGGGTCCGAAGCGCGCGCGCGCGGCCTCGGCCGACACCGCCGCCATGGCAACGTGGCCCAGGCCCATGCCGCCGTATTCCTCGGGCATGTGCGGTAACCAGAGGCTGCGCTCGCGGGCCTCGCGGCGCATTTTCTTGACGCCTCCTATGAGCACATCACGGGCCTCGCCCGACTCCTCTATCTCGCGCTCGGCGGGAAGGACGACGTCTTCGATGTACTCGCGCACGCGCTCGCGAAGTTTTTCAATCTCGGGTGGGAAGCTGAAATCAATGGCCATAGCCTCGCAACCTGTCTGTCCGTCCCAGCTCGGTCAAGGGAAGAGTACCGATGTTCCCCTTTTTGGCGTTGGGAAATAGAACGTGTTCTAGTCGGGCGATGGACTTCAATGACAGCCCGCTGGAGGCGGCATTTCGGGCCGATGCGAGTGCTTTCCTGGCTGAAAACGCTGCCGCCCAGGAGGGTGCCAACACCGGCCCCGACGCCGACCACGAGGCAGTGGTGGCCGCATCAAGGCGCTGGCAGCGCCTGCTGGCCGACGCTGGCTGGGGCGCGATCATGTGGCCCCAACAGTACGGCGGCCGCGGCCTGGGCCCCATTGAGCAGGTGGTGTGGAACGAGGAGCTCGCGCGCGTTGGCATCACCGAAACATCGCTGATGGGCGGCATAGCGATGGCCGGACCCACCATTATTGCTTACGGCAACGACGAGCAGAAAAGCCGTTTTCTCGAACCGACACTCAGGGGCGAGCTCATGTGGTGCCAGCTCTTCAGCGAACCCTCCGCGGGCAGTGACCTGGCCGGCCTGCGTACCCGTGCAGAGCGCGACGGGGACCAGTGGGTCATCAACGGTCAGAAAGTATGGTCGACCTTTGCCGACCACGCCGACTGGGGATTCATTATTGCGCGTACCGACCCCTCGCTGCCCAAGCGCAAGGGCCTCAGCTATTTTCTCGTCGACATGAAAACGCCCGGCATAGAGGTACGCCCTTTGCGCGACATGAGCGGTGGCGCTCACTTCAACGAAGTTTTTCTCGACGACGTGCGCGTACCCGATTCCAACCGCCTGGGCGAACAGGGGCAGGGCTGGCCGATAGCCCGTACCACGCTGTTGCACGAGCGCATGTCGATAGGCTCGGCCTCGCGCATGTTCAGCTTTGACGAGGTGCTGGCCCATTTGCGCGAGAATATTCCCGCGCCCGACCAGTTGTTGCGCGACCGCCTCGCGGGGCTCTACGCGTGGTCGCGCAGTCTCGAGCTGCTCAACGCGCGCGTAAACACCAAGCTCGGCCGCGGCCAAGATCCCACGGCCGAGGCGTCGGTCATGAAACTGGCGATCGCCGAAATTTTTGAACAAGCGGCCGACGTCATGATGCGAGCCGAGGGCAGGGCGGCGCTCACGGGCGAGGGCGAAGCCCAGCACCGTTTTTATTTTGCCCCTGGCCTGCGTATTGGCGGCGGCACCGACGAAGTGCAGCGCAACATAATCGCCGAGCAGGTGCTCGGCCTGCCGCGCGAAGAAGACCCGTGGGCCGACACACCCTTCGAGGATCTACCGGCCGGATCATGAGCGCCTGGAATGCAGCAGGATGAACTTCGGTTTCAGCGAAGAGCAGGAGCAGTTCCGCGAGATCGTACGACGCTTTGCCGGGCAGCGTTGGTCGCTCGAAGGAGTGAGCACACTGGCGGGTGCAGACGACGGCGAAGTCTACGACAGAAAGGCCTGGCAACAGGCGAGCGCCGAGCTGGGTCTTGCAGGGCTGCTCGTGCCCGAGCGACTCGGCGGCGCGGGTTTCGGCTATCTCGAAATGGGCATCGCGCTCGAAGAACTCGGCCGGCAACTGGCGGGCGGTCCGCTCTGGACCTCGGCCTGCCTGGCAACGGGCTTGCTGCTGGAGCTGGCCGACGAAGACGCCCAGTCCGAGCTGCTGCCACCCTTGGCGGCGGGTAAACAGCTGGCCACGGTCGATGTGGCGGGTTACCTGGCGGTGGCCGACGGTAAACTGCCGACGCTCAAGGCTCGGCCGGGCGAGGCCGGTGGCTGGCAGATCGACGGCAGCTGCGCGCACGTTCCCTTCGCGGCCCAATCCGACCTGCTGTTGCTGTGGGCCGATCACGAAGGCGACGCCGTTTTGTTTGCAGTCGCGTCAGACGCCCGGGGCTTGACGATCAAGCAGACCAGCAGCCTTGACCTGACCCGCTCGGTGGGTGACCTGGCCTTGTCTGCTGTTCCCGCGCGGCACCTGGCCGTGGCCAGTGGCCAGGAGTCAACCGCGCGGGCGCTCAACCGCGCGCGCGCGGCGATGACCGCCGAGCAGGTCGGCGCAGCCGGGGCGTGCCAGGAGCAGGCCATCGCCTGGGCCAAGGAGCGCATGCAGTTTTCGCGCACCATCGGCAGCTTCCAGGCGGTAAAGCATAGACTGGCCGATGGCCGCCTGTACCTGGAGCTCGCCCGCTCGGCGGCCTACTGGGCATGGTGGGCTGCCGACGAGGATGCCGCCGAACTTGTCGAGGCCGCGCCCATGGCCAGGTCGATGTGCTGCGATGCTTTTGCGCGAACGGCTGCTGATCTCATCCACCTGCACGGTGGGATGGGCTTTACCTGGGAGCATTCTGCTCACCACTACTACAGGCGCGCTCGTTCCCAGTCGGTGCTGCTCGGCGACGCTCAGCAGGAACGGCAACGCCTGGCCGACAGCCTACTGGCCGGGTAAACCTGGCCGGGTAAGCCTGGCCGGGTAAGCCTGGCCGGGGCGCAGTCAGACCGGCATCTGGAGTATTTCGATGACCAGCGGATCGCCGTCGCGTTCGAGGTAACTGAAGGCCGTGGTTTCGTCGAGGTGCTTGCTCCATACCGACGCGTAGCCCAGCTCTGCCAGCAGGGCTACGGTGGCGTCGTGGTCTTCGACGCGGTAGCGCAGGTGGTGCATGCCCTCGCCACCCCCGGCCAGGAACTCCGCGTGCGGGCTCTCGCCTTCGACGGGCTGTATGAACTCGATCTCGAGGGGGCCGCTGTGACCAAATGCAATGCGCAGCCGGCAGTCAGCCTTACGGCCATGAAAATCAGCGCCGCTGACTTCGGCGTCCATGAAGGTAAACGGGCCGTACAGTGCCTCGTAACGGGCCACGGCCTGGTCGAGGTCGCTCACCACGAAGCCCACCTGGTCTATCGGCGGCAGGGCTGGTGTGTTGGCGGACTTGCTCATCCCATCACCGAGTAGCCACCGTCCACGACCAGCGTGCTGCCGGTCACGAACGAGGCCTGGCTGCTGGCCAGGAACAGCGCGGCGCCGGCCACGTCGTCGGGGCGGCCCCAGCGCTCGAGTGGAGTGCGCGCGAGAACCGGCTCGTTCATCTCGGGGGTTTCTTTCACGATCGCCGTCATGCGGGTCTCTATCATGCCCGCGGCGATGGCGTTTACGCGTATGCCCTGCGGCGCCCAGGCGATGGCCAGGGTCTTGCCCAGTTGGGCCAGCCCGGCCTTGGCGGCGCCGTAGCCCGGCACCACGGCCACGCCGAAAAACGACGTCAACGAGGCGGTGTTGATGACGCTCGCGCCGGCGGCCGATCGAGCCTGGGTGCTGGAGCCCTGGTCAGCCAGCAGGGCGGCGGCCAGGGGGCTGGCGGCCAACATTTCGCGGCAGGCCGAGGCCAGGTGGAAGGCCGAGAACAAGTTTATGCTTACGGCTTCTTCGAAGACCTCGGGGTCGTACTCGTCGCGGCCCCCGGGCAGGCTCGCGCCCGCGTTGTTGCAGAGCACATCGAGACGGTCGAGGCTCTCGGCTACCGTTACAATCTGGGCGCGATCGCGTACGTCGAGTTGCCTGTAGTCAAAGCTCGACAGGTCGTTGTCATAATCGGCGGCCGCGGCGCGGGTGCCGGTTATCACCACCGACGCGTCGGCGTCGGCAAATGCGCGGGCGATACCCAGGCCAATACCGTTGCTGCCGCCCGTTACCAGCACCCGGGTTCCGCTGTAGTCGTAGTTGGCTGTCGCGTTGGCCACTTGTTCAGTTCTCCTCCGGGCGGCAGTCGACAAGCACCTTGATGGCCTCGTCGGGGTCCTGGGCCGTCGCCAGTGCGCGGTCAAATTCGGCCAGTGCAAAGCGATGGCTCACCAGCGCAGAGGCGTCGACCTGTCCGGCCGCGAGCATCTCTATCACGTCGGGAAACTCGTCCGGGTAGGCCATGGAGCCGGTAATAACGAGTTCGCGCATGAGCAGGTTGACCATGTCGACCGCCACCGGCGCCTTTTGCAGGCCGGCTACGACAACGCGCGCGCCGCTGCGGGCCTGGTGTACCACCTGGGTAAACACGCTGCCCACGCCGGTGGCCTCAACGTAGAGCTCGCTGGCCGGCACCGGGCCGCCCATGAGCTCGGCAGCACCGTGCTGCTTGAGCAGGAAGGTCGGCAGCGAGGTCGGGTCGTCCTGGTCGGGGCAGAAAACAGTGCCACCAAGTTGCGCGGCCATGGCCAGGCGTTTGGCTGACAGGTCCACGATCACTATGTTCTCAAGGCCGAGGTGGCGCAGCACGAGCAGCGTGCACAGCCCTATGGGACCGGCGCCCATGATGACCGCCCGGTCACCCGCCTGCGCCTTGCCTTGCCTGGCAACGTGCATGCCCACGGCCAGTGGTTCTACCAGGGCGCCTTCTTCCATTCCGAGCGACTCGGGCAGTTTGAACAGCGAGGATTCGTTCTTCTCGGCATTGCGCACCAGGAGAAGAGGAGCAAAAGCGCCCTCCGGTCCACCGTTGCCAATGGTATTGCCGTTGGCCATGGGGTTAACGACCACTCGATCACCGTCGCGCGTGGCGCTGACCCTGTTGCCGGTTTCGACCACCACGCCCGACAGCTCGTGCCCCAGCGGCATGGGGCGGTCGCCACCGGCCATGGAGCCCATGCCTATGTAGCCGAGGTCGGAGCCGCAGATGCCGCAGTACTCAACGGCCACCACGACGTCGTCGGGCCCGGGCGAGGGCACGGCGATACGATCGACCTGCGCGACACCGGGGCCGTGTACCTGCACGGCCGGCATGGTGGATCCAGTGTTGCTAGTGCTGGTGGAGGCCACGATCTTCAATCCTGCGGGTCGGGGTGCAGGGAGTAAGTGGCCACTATGGAGGCCAGGTCCAGCACGTGCCCTTCCATGGCATTGATCGCGTCGCCGCCGGTGAAGCGACTGCCCAGTTCGAGCTTTTGGATGTCCAAAGCATAAACGGTGAACACGTAGTGGTGAAGGCGTTCGTCGTTGAAGGGAGGCCAGGGTCCGTCGTATCCACCGTAATCGCCGCTCATGTCCTCGTCGTCGGCAAACCAGTTGGTGAAGTCATTGATGCCACGGCAGCCGTGGGCGGTGGGGCCGGGTTGTTTGCCCCGCGCGGTAAAGCCTTCGCCGTCTGTAGCAACGGCAAGTTCTCCCATGGACGCGGGGATGTCGACGAGCACCCAGTGATCAAAATCAACACGCGGGATGTCGTAGGGTACCGTCGCGTCGCTGCGGTTCACGAGGTCGGGGCGCGTGGGTGCGTCGCGGTCATGACAGACGATGGCCATCGATTGAGTGCCCACCGGCAGCTCGCTCCAGGCCAGGTGGGGGCTGCGATTCGGGCCGGGCACCGGTCCATCGTCGCCGGGCACACCCGCGGCAAACTCGGGGGGCAGGGGCTGTCCGTCGTTGAATGAATCGCTGTGAATCTTCATTTGCTACTCTCCCGCGATAGTTTCTACAGGGAAGCGCGAGCTGTAGAAATCAAAACGCTTGCGTAGCTCGTCGGGGTCGGTGCCAAAGTCGCCGGCCAGGTCGTAGAGAACGCGTCCACCGCGGTCGCGCGGGTGCCGACGGCGGTAATCGGCTATGGCCTCCAGCGTGTCGGCGTCGAGCTCAAGGCCCGCCAGTTGGTATACCGCGGCTATAGAGCCCTCCTCGTCGGCCATGAAATCAGAAAAATGCAGGTCCATGCTGTGCGCGGGTGCGAGCAGTCCCCGGTCGCGCACGCAGGCCGCGAGCAGTTGCTCCACCCGCGCTGTCCAGTACTCCAGCAGTTCGTCTACGAGCACGCGGCGCCGGCTGACTCTCTGCCCGTAGGCCAGCATGGTCACGGTTGATTGTATTACCGCCACCGGGTCGCGGTGGGTCACGACGACCGTCGCGTCTGGAAAGGTCCGCGTGAGCGCGGGCAACTGTTCAAGGTGCTGGGGACACTTGAGTACCCAGCGCTGCGCTGGGTCGCCGCTAGCCTGCTTGCCGCTCGCGAGACCAGCCTGTTGGTCGCGCCAGGCCAGCAGCCTGAGCACGTTCTTCATGTAGTCATAGTGGGGTTGCTGATCATGCCCCAGGTAGTGGTCGCGCCAGCGCGGTGAGTGAGCCAACCACTCGTAGTTGTACGAGGCGAAGTCGGGGCCCATGAGTTCGAGTTCTTCGTGCACGTGGTCGGGGTTCATCGGGTGCATGGCCGCGAGGTGGGGAGTCACGGCCTGCATTCCTTCCCAGGCTTTCTCGCAACGGAACCAGCGCGGGTCGTTCTCGTCCCCGGTGGAGGGCTCACCCGGAAGCGGAAGCGGTTCGTAGGATTCCCAAAGTGGCAGCGAGCGCAGGCGTGGGTCGGCAGCCAGGGTGTTGAGCAGGTGGGTGGTGCCCGACCTGGGCAGGCCCACCACTATGATCGGCCGTTCAATGGCTGTGTCGAGAATCTCGGGGTGCCGTGTCCAGCAATCCTGTATCAGGAGGCGACTGGTGGCGTGTTGCAGCAGCTTGTTGCGCAGCGTGAGGCGGCCGAGCGCGGTGAGCTCGTGGTCAGTACTCCACTCGTCGCAGAGCAAGCCCAGTCGCTCGATGAAATCTTCTGGTCCTAAATCGACGAGACCGGTGGTTTCGCGGGCCTGGCCCAGTATCGAGTCAATCGTCAGCTCTATGTCCAGGTTGTCGGCCCAGGCCATAGCAGCGCGCTGGGTGTCGTCGAGTTGGGGCTGCGAGAGGTCGGATATGCGGATCTCGTCGCTCATCTTCGGCGGCTCATCTTCAGCTATGGCCCAGTAGACTCTGCAGGCGGGCGATTTCTTTCGCCAGCCAGCCGTCCTCCCAGAAGTTGGCGCCGGCTTTGGACACCGAGGCGCGCTCGCGCAGGGCGAGGTGTACGTCAAGCAGGAGTTGCAGCGCGGCCTTGTCGTTGTCGTCGGCAGTGTCAGCGGCGGCGGCCAGCTCTGCCAGGTGCAGCGCCGCCTCCGGGTTGCCGGCATCGAGCAGGGCGCGCCCTCGGGTGGTTATGGCGTTGACGCCGGCCAGCCCGGCCAGCTCGGCGCTCACTTCGCGGGCAGGGGTGGGGTAGAGCTCGGTGGTAGACCCCGCCTTGAACCATCCCATGTAGCTTTCCCAGATCGTGCGCACGGCCCAGCTCACCTTGCCGTAGCC
Proteins encoded in this region:
- a CDS encoding acyl-CoA dehydrogenase, which encodes MNFGFSEEQEQFREIVRRFAGQRWSLEGVSTLAGADDGEVYDRKAWQQASAELGLAGLLVPERLGGAGFGYLEMGIALEELGRQLAGGPLWTSACLATGLLLELADEDAQSELLPPLAAGKQLATVDVAGYLAVADGKLPTLKARPGEAGGWQIDGSCAHVPFAAQSDLLLLWADHEGDAVLFAVASDARGLTIKQTSSLDLTRSVGDLALSAVPARHLAVASGQESTARALNRARAAMTAEQVGAAGACQEQAIAWAKERMQFSRTIGSFQAVKHRLADGRLYLELARSAAYWAWWAADEDAAELVEAAPMARSMCCDAFARTAADLIHLHGGMGFTWEHSAHHYYRRARSQSVLLGDAQQERQRLADSLLAG
- a CDS encoding alcohol dehydrogenase — protein: MASTSTSNTGSTMPAVQVHGPGVAQVDRIAVPSPGPDDVVVAVEYCGICGSDLGYIGMGSMAGGDRPMPLGHELSGVVVETGNRVSATRDGDRVVVNPMANGNTIGNGGPEGAFAPLLLVRNAEKNESSLFKLPESLGMEEGALVEPLAVGMHVARQGKAQAGDRAVIMGAGPIGLCTLLVLRHLGLENIVIVDLSAKRLAMAAQLGGTVFCPDQDDPTSLPTFLLKQHGAAELMGGPVPASELYVEATGVGSVFTQVVHQARSGARVVVAGLQKAPVAVDMVNLLMRELVITGSMAYPDEFPDVIEMLAAGQVDASALVSHRFALAEFDRALATAQDPDEAIKVLVDCRPEEN
- a CDS encoding acyl-CoA dehydrogenase produces the protein MFPFLALGNRTCSSRAMDFNDSPLEAAFRADASAFLAENAAAQEGANTGPDADHEAVVAASRRWQRLLADAGWGAIMWPQQYGGRGLGPIEQVVWNEELARVGITETSLMGGIAMAGPTIIAYGNDEQKSRFLEPTLRGELMWCQLFSEPSAGSDLAGLRTRAERDGDQWVINGQKVWSTFADHADWGFIIARTDPSLPKRKGLSYFLVDMKTPGIEVRPLRDMSGGAHFNEVFLDDVRVPDSNRLGEQGQGWPIARTTLLHERMSIGSASRMFSFDEVLAHLRENIPAPDQLLRDRLAGLYAWSRSLELLNARVNTKLGRGQDPTAEASVMKLAIAEIFEQAADVMMRAEGRAALTGEGEAQHRFYFAPGLRIGGGTDEVQRNIIAEQVLGLPREEDPWADTPFEDLPAGS
- a CDS encoding SDR family oxidoreductase encodes the protein MANATANYDYSGTRVLVTGGSNGIGLGIARAFADADASVVITGTRAAAADYDNDLSSFDYRQLDVRDRAQIVTVAESLDRLDVLCNNAGASLPGGRDEYDPEVFEEAVSINLFSAFHLASACREMLAASPLAAALLADQGSSTQARSAAGASVINTASLTSFFGVAVVPGYGAAKAGLAQLGKTLAIAWAPQGIRVNAIAAGMIETRMTAIVKETPEMNEPVLARTPLERWGRPDDVAGAALFLASSQASFVTGSTLVVDGGYSVMG
- a CDS encoding sulfotransferase, with protein sequence MSDEIRISDLSQPQLDDTQRAAMAWADNLDIELTIDSILGQARETTGLVDLGPEDFIERLGLLCDEWSTDHELTALGRLTLRNKLLQHATSRLLIQDCWTRHPEILDTAIERPIIVVGLPRSGTTHLLNTLAADPRLRSLPLWESYEPLPLPGEPSTGDENDPRWFRCEKAWEGMQAVTPHLAAMHPMNPDHVHEELELMGPDFASYNYEWLAHSPRWRDHYLGHDQQPHYDYMKNVLRLLAWRDQQAGLASGKQASGDPAQRWVLKCPQHLEQLPALTRTFPDATVVVTHRDPVAVIQSTVTMLAYGQRVSRRRVLVDELLEYWTARVEQLLAACVRDRGLLAPAHSMDLHFSDFMADEEGSIAAVYQLAGLELDADTLEAIADYRRRHPRDRGGRVLYDLAGDFGTDPDELRKRFDFYSSRFPVETIAGE
- a CDS encoding acyl-CoA synthetase encodes the protein MEFSFAQVFDTLASAMPDRELLVWRDRRLTYSQVHERSRRLAGYLHSRGLGCRIERDGLAGHESGQDHVGLYLYNGNEYLEGMLGCWYTRAASLNVNYRYVEEELQYLFENSGARAIIFNSVFAPQVAAVREKLPKVELLIQVADDSGNELLAGAVDYEEVLASAPALPDSVEPSPDDLYVLYTGGTTGMPKGVLWRSADVFIAAMGGRGIDGVELESNDALFKQAADSAPFSAVVGPPLMHGAAQWASFLMMCMGATLVIPEVVEKLDPADFLSTLVREKCVSFSMVGDAFARPLIDEMKRGDYDLSGLMIIGSGGAPLSTDNKEALLELVPHATIMDSIGSSETGMQGSNPSNRDSGVTTGDFLPAPGSCVVSEDLSRLLKPGDDETGWFAQTGRVPLGYLDDAEKTARTFPVIDGVRYSVPGDRARWREGGIIDVLGRDSVTINSGGEKIFAEEVEAALKHHADVYDTVVAGRPSDRWGQEVVAVVHLRDGATAGEAELLAEAALHVARYKLPKAFVFREEIQRSPSGKADYRWAREQVE
- a CDS encoding YbhB/YbcL family Raf kinase inhibitor-like protein, producing the protein MKIHSDSFNDGQPLPPEFAAGVPGDDGPVPGPNRSPHLAWSELPVGTQSMAIVCHDRDAPTRPDLVNRSDATVPYDIPRVDFDHWVLVDIPASMGELAVATDGEGFTARGKQPGPTAHGCRGINDFTNWFADDEDMSGDYGGYDGPWPPFNDERLHHYVFTVYALDIQKLELGSRFTGGDAINAMEGHVLDLASIVATYSLHPDPQD
- a CDS encoding acyl-CoA dehydrogenase translates to MAIDFSFPPEIEKLRERVREYIEDVVLPAEREIEESGEARDVLIGGVKKMRREARERSLWLPHMPEEYGGMGLGHVAMAAVSAEAARARFGPFALNAQAPDEGNMHTLLHWATDDQKEKYLRPLCDGRVRSCFAMTEPEVAGSDPSLIQTRAQLEGDQWVINGHKWFISGANRAAFAILIARTEDEPDDPRAANSAFLVDLPTDGWEEVRDIETMSGGHNHCEIRLDNLRLPREAMLGGRGDGHRLGQYRLGPARLAHCMRWLGQAEQALEMMVERAASRYAHGSYLSEKQGIQWMISDSTIELYQAKLMILHTAYLIDRGDDFKSESSMTKYFVATILGQIIDRAIQVHGALGYSTDTPLAKMSQQARWARFADGADEVHRWRIALRTLESWKRDGNLKAATGNLPL